One Halovivax ruber XH-70 genomic region harbors:
- a CDS encoding phosphotransferase family protein, with translation MFVRDALSAAVETACDPDPAIDTISTIEAGNNHAYRVTLADDTDLLLKVGTRFPDAFPAEPATMRRVRAETDLPVPRVHGTGTDPLEYPYAVYEYVPDCEAEWVGDLSHEAAQHLCREAGRHLRELHRITFPEFGRIGLDTDASADDTPVADVLDADALTVVDPTPLDDLLRQSLDRQLGDLADTPFDTRRDSLEALGTDLVERIDYDDVTPALVHGDYRLDNLCVDPSADRVTAAVLDWELPTALDPLWDAVMAQSLLTAGHRLDPDSRRSLRRAFWDAYGNGVVDTPRRRCYELLARIRLARHLDTECRGLSDAARRARITDHHEAFDELLADR, from the coding sequence GTGTTCGTCCGCGATGCGCTCTCCGCGGCCGTCGAGACCGCCTGCGACCCGGACCCCGCCATCGACACCATCTCCACTATCGAGGCGGGGAACAATCACGCGTATCGCGTCACCCTGGCGGACGACACCGATCTTCTCCTCAAAGTCGGGACGCGGTTTCCCGACGCGTTTCCGGCCGAACCGGCGACGATGCGACGTGTTCGCGCCGAAACGGACCTTCCCGTCCCGCGCGTTCACGGCACCGGGACGGACCCGCTGGAGTACCCCTACGCCGTCTACGAGTACGTCCCCGACTGCGAGGCCGAGTGGGTCGGCGACCTCTCCCACGAGGCTGCCCAGCACCTCTGTCGGGAGGCCGGTCGGCACCTGCGCGAACTCCACCGGATCACGTTCCCCGAGTTCGGCCGAATCGGCCTCGATACAGACGCTTCCGCTGACGATACTCCCGTCGCCGACGTTCTCGACGCTGACGCCCTCACTGTCGTCGATCCGACGCCGCTCGACGACCTCCTTCGCCAGTCGCTCGACCGGCAGCTCGGTGACCTGGCGGACACCCCATTCGACACACGACGCGACTCGCTCGAAGCGCTTGGAACGGACCTCGTCGAGCGAATCGATTACGACGACGTGACTCCAGCGCTCGTCCACGGCGACTATCGACTCGACAACCTCTGCGTCGATCCGAGTGCCGACCGGGTCACTGCCGCCGTCCTCGACTGGGAGCTGCCGACGGCGCTCGACCCGCTCTGGGATGCGGTGATGGCCCAGTCGCTCCTCACAGCGGGCCACCGACTCGATCCGGACTCCCGCCGGTCGCTCCGGCGTGCGTTCTGGGACGCCTACGGCAACGGCGTGGTCGACACGCCCCGGCGGCGATGTTACGAACTCCTCGCACGAATTCGACTGGCGCGCCATCTCGACACGGAGTGTCGGGGACTGTCGGATGCAGCGCGTCGCGCCCGCATCACCGACCATCACGAAGCGTTCGACGAACTGCTGGCGGATCGGTGA
- a CDS encoding class I SAM-dependent methyltransferase, which produces MTDTRAENRKLWEEWSEDFQALWNANTAEGEAPPAPCPFTDDPPGGSQPDLLPTVEGIDFVELGCGGGQGSVGTALEGADTVVGVDFSAAQLDHARHLRDHYGVDARFVRGDVTNLPLPDASFDVAFSGWVYQMVPDLEACLAEARRVLRDDGLLVFDVPHPMYERMDPETNTLTRSYHADPRREIVIDEDYEADMVAFDRKVSTLHNAAVAAGFDVQRLLEPGTADPDDYEDKPLESDRPDLKAMVPRTVRFWATAR; this is translated from the coding sequence ATGACCGACACACGAGCGGAAAATCGGAAGCTCTGGGAGGAGTGGAGCGAGGACTTCCAGGCGCTCTGGAACGCGAACACGGCCGAGGGCGAGGCCCCGCCGGCGCCGTGTCCGTTCACCGACGACCCGCCCGGCGGGAGTCAGCCCGACCTCCTCCCGACGGTCGAGGGAATCGACTTCGTCGAACTGGGTTGTGGCGGCGGCCAGGGCAGCGTCGGGACGGCGCTGGAAGGTGCGGACACGGTCGTCGGTGTGGACTTCTCTGCGGCCCAGCTCGACCACGCGCGCCACCTGCGGGACCACTACGGCGTCGACGCGCGGTTCGTCCGCGGCGACGTCACGAATCTGCCCCTCCCGGACGCGTCCTTCGACGTGGCCTTTTCCGGCTGGGTCTACCAGATGGTGCCGGACCTCGAGGCCTGTCTGGCGGAAGCCCGCCGCGTCCTCAGGGACGACGGCCTCCTGGTGTTCGACGTGCCGCACCCGATGTACGAACGCATGGATCCGGAGACGAACACGCTGACCCGGAGTTACCACGCCGACCCGCGGCGCGAGATCGTCATCGACGAGGACTACGAGGCGGACATGGTCGCGTTCGACCGGAAGGTCAGTACGCTCCACAACGCGGCGGTTGCGGCCGGTTTCGACGTGCAGCGACTCCTCGAGCCAGGGACCGCCGACCCGGACGACTACGAGGACAAGCCACTCGAAAGCGATCGACCGGACCTGAAGGCGATGGTCCCGCGAACCGTCCGCTTCTGGGCGACGGCACGGTGA
- a CDS encoding acyl dehydratase, translating into MTEPVEGETRSFERTFTVDDVRQFGTVSGDDQARHTEPNEDGEVMVQGLLTATLPTKLGSEDEVLASSMDIDFHRPVYTGDPITCRSTYETVVERDDRYEFTSDVVCENGDGDVVLTAAVEGMIWKDR; encoded by the coding sequence ATGACCGAACCAGTCGAAGGGGAGACCCGATCGTTCGAGCGGACGTTCACCGTCGACGACGTCCGGCAGTTCGGCACCGTCTCGGGCGACGATCAGGCCCGCCACACGGAGCCAAACGAGGACGGCGAGGTGATGGTTCAGGGGCTGTTGACGGCGACGTTACCCACGAAGCTGGGGAGTGAGGACGAGGTACTGGCCAGTTCGATGGATATCGATTTTCACCGGCCCGTCTACACCGGCGACCCGATCACGTGCCGGTCGACGTACGAAACCGTAGTCGAACGCGACGATCGCTACGAGTTCACCTCCGACGTGGTCTGCGAGAACGGTGACGGCGATGTCGTGCTGACCGCGGCGGTCGAGGGCATGATCTGGAAGGATCGGTGA
- a CDS encoding cation:proton antiporter domain-containing protein produces MEVIAPLDHHELLVVIVQLTVLLLVARVLGEAFASIGQPAVVGELLAGVLLGPSVLGLIAPGVYRSLFAVSEAQFHLLEVVSWLGLIMLLIVTGLETDLDLILANGRTALVLSLGGIVVPFTTGFALGWVMPVAFIAAPGQRLVFSLFIATAMSISAIPVIAKVLLELDVIRRDVGQLILAAGMIDDTIGWILLATVAGLARTGGVDLGTAATTVLSVLVFLGLAITVGRRVVATTIRWVDNAVGGDIALCSTLMLFALAAGAVTQFLGLEAILGAFVVGVLVGRVNRFERRVRRSFETVTLAVFAPLFFAIAGLRTDLVALADPTVFGVGLIVLGVACIGKFGGVVGVARPAGLSWWEAITIGGGMNARGAMEIIVATIGLGLGILTTSTFSIIVAVAIVTSLMAPAIMRWSIPKIEMSEAERARIEREQYARESFVGSLTRVLLSTRGTVDARYAARLLGPLLRETEADLDVLSVTLRSDRNGGGGRLRRWLRPGGRSAWKTIVRRGDHPERGERSAEPPPADAFDDIDAQLARWNRPGRRLTRDADGNVSDAILETARTDYDLVVFGERTLGRGLDEPLFSKSIDRVVQEIPCPTMVVSTSDRVKRDPALIDEPIRRILLPTVGTQSSRHAAEVAFAIATAERALVEIVHVISRPDPSDQFAGPPDVSREREIGRQIVDREAELGRKLDAKVTTTVTQASDPGEAIVDLADETGADAIVMGSSTRRISRRAFFGPTVERVATTAACPVAVLSSV; encoded by the coding sequence ATGGAAGTCATCGCTCCGCTCGATCACCACGAACTACTCGTCGTCATCGTCCAGCTGACGGTGTTGCTCCTCGTCGCGAGGGTTCTCGGCGAGGCGTTCGCGTCGATCGGCCAGCCGGCGGTGGTGGGAGAGTTGCTCGCGGGCGTCCTCCTCGGCCCATCCGTTCTCGGACTGATCGCGCCGGGGGTCTACCGATCGCTGTTCGCCGTGTCCGAGGCCCAGTTCCACCTGCTCGAAGTCGTCTCCTGGCTCGGGCTCATCATGCTGCTGATCGTCACCGGTCTCGAAACCGACCTCGACCTGATCCTCGCCAACGGCCGAACCGCGCTCGTCCTCTCACTCGGCGGCATCGTCGTGCCGTTCACCACCGGCTTCGCGCTCGGGTGGGTCATGCCGGTCGCGTTCATCGCCGCGCCCGGACAGCGGCTGGTGTTCAGCCTCTTCATCGCGACGGCGATGAGTATCTCCGCGATTCCGGTCATCGCGAAGGTCCTCCTCGAACTCGACGTCATCCGCCGCGACGTCGGACAGCTGATCCTCGCGGCCGGCATGATCGACGATACGATCGGATGGATCCTGCTCGCCACCGTCGCCGGACTCGCCCGGACGGGTGGCGTGGACCTCGGCACGGCCGCGACGACCGTGCTCTCCGTCCTCGTCTTTCTGGGACTCGCGATCACGGTCGGTCGGCGCGTCGTCGCGACGACGATCAGATGGGTGGACAACGCTGTCGGCGGCGACATCGCGCTGTGTTCGACACTGATGCTCTTCGCGCTCGCCGCGGGCGCGGTCACCCAGTTTCTGGGACTCGAAGCGATTCTCGGCGCGTTCGTCGTCGGCGTACTGGTCGGCCGAGTCAACCGGTTCGAGCGCCGCGTTCGACGCAGCTTCGAGACGGTTACGCTCGCCGTCTTCGCACCGTTGTTCTTCGCGATCGCGGGGCTGCGGACGGATCTCGTCGCGCTGGCCGATCCGACGGTCTTCGGCGTCGGGCTCATCGTGCTCGGCGTCGCCTGCATCGGGAAGTTCGGCGGGGTCGTCGGCGTCGCACGTCCCGCAGGTCTCTCCTGGTGGGAGGCCATTACGATCGGCGGTGGGATGAACGCCCGCGGAGCGATGGAGATAATCGTGGCGACGATCGGCCTCGGACTCGGGATCCTCACGACCAGTACGTTCAGCATCATCGTCGCCGTCGCCATCGTCACCTCCCTCATGGCTCCCGCGATCATGCGCTGGTCGATTCCGAAGATCGAGATGAGCGAGGCCGAACGGGCGAGGATCGAGCGGGAGCAATACGCCAGGGAGAGCTTCGTAGGGAGCCTGACTCGAGTGTTATTGTCGACGCGAGGCACCGTCGACGCCCGCTACGCCGCCCGACTACTCGGGCCACTGCTTCGAGAGACGGAAGCCGACCTCGACGTGTTGTCCGTGACGCTGCGGTCGGACCGGAACGGCGGAGGCGGGCGGCTCCGACGCTGGCTCCGCCCGGGAGGACGCTCCGCATGGAAGACCATCGTTCGCCGAGGCGACCACCCGGAGCGCGGGGAACGAAGTGCAGAGCCCCCTCCCGCTGACGCCTTCGACGATATCGACGCCCAGCTCGCCCGGTGGAATCGACCCGGGCGGCGACTCACACGCGATGCCGACGGCAACGTCTCGGACGCCATCCTCGAGACCGCGCGCACCGACTACGACCTGGTCGTCTTCGGCGAACGAACGCTCGGACGGGGGCTCGACGAGCCACTATTCAGCAAGTCGATCGATCGCGTCGTCCAGGAGATCCCCTGTCCGACGATGGTCGTCAGCACGTCCGATCGAGTAAAGCGCGACCCGGCGCTGATCGACGAACCGATCCGACGGATCCTGCTGCCGACGGTCGGCACGCAATCCAGCCGTCACGCCGCCGAAGTGGCGTTCGCGATCGCCACGGCCGAACGGGCGCTGGTCGAGATCGTTCACGTGATCAGCCGTCCGGATCCGAGCGACCAGTTCGCCGGTCCCCCCGACGTCTCCCGAGAGCGGGAAATCGGGCGACAAATCGTCGATCGCGAGGCCGAACTCGGACGAAAACTCGACGCGAAGGTGACGACGACAGTCACGCAAGCGAGCGATCCTGGCGAGGCGATCGTGGACCTGGCCGACGAAACGGGGGCCGACGCGATCGTGATGGGGTCGAGCACGCGACGGATCTCCCGACGGGCGTTTTTCGGCCCCACCGTCGAACGCGTGGCAACGACGGCGGCGTGCCCCGTTGCCGTGTTGAGTTCGGTGTAG
- a CDS encoding acyl-CoA synthetase: MEADDTGGPETIDWEIPPEYTVASAVEEHAAAVGDRVALSFLSETGDRAERTYADLRDDMHRFANGLEQLGVGQGDRVMHLFPRHPDAFAVQLGALSVGALLVPSSAMLQPADIEFRANDCAAETIVVHESLTDMVEPVLTESPIERVIVLDGTGAVADDRWTTVEAVMDGQSTAYDGPDVGAEDPMSINYTSGTTGKPKPVLHKHRWQYCFNRVNARHWWGIDEETDLDDELLWATTGTGWAKWFWSPVGVGPTTGASQFIYDGDFEPERFLEVLEAEGVTKLCAVPTQYRMFASADLAAYDVQLTDALSAGEPLNREPIEQIEQIEAAWGVTPRDGYGQTETVALVLNTPEMAVKPGSMGKPSPGIETTILDVDDEVPVEPGEIGEIAVPIDSPAIFDGYYEKPHLDDRTFSGEYYRTGDLASMDEDGSFFFFEGRADDIIISAGYRIGPFEVEDALVSHDAVAEAAAVDSPHDERGSVVKAYIVLAAGATASEELKTELQEFMEAETAPYKYPRRIEFVDELPKTSSGKIRRIELREQERARFG; encoded by the coding sequence ATGGAAGCGGATGACACAGGCGGACCCGAGACGATCGACTGGGAGATCCCGCCGGAGTACACGGTCGCGTCGGCCGTCGAGGAACACGCAGCGGCAGTCGGGGATCGAGTCGCCCTCTCGTTTCTGAGCGAGACCGGTGATCGAGCGGAGCGGACGTACGCCGACCTTCGGGACGACATGCATCGCTTCGCGAACGGGCTCGAACAGCTAGGCGTCGGTCAGGGCGACCGGGTGATGCACCTCTTTCCCCGCCACCCCGACGCGTTCGCGGTACAACTCGGCGCCCTCTCGGTCGGGGCCTTGCTCGTTCCCAGTTCGGCGATGTTGCAGCCCGCGGACATCGAATTCCGCGCGAACGACTGTGCGGCCGAGACCATCGTCGTCCACGAGTCGCTCACCGACATGGTCGAGCCCGTCCTGACCGAGAGCCCGATCGAACGGGTGATCGTCCTCGACGGGACAGGCGCGGTCGCAGACGACCGGTGGACGACGGTCGAGGCCGTGATGGACGGCCAGTCGACAGCGTACGACGGTCCCGACGTCGGCGCCGAGGACCCGATGTCGATCAACTACACGAGCGGAACGACGGGCAAGCCCAAACCCGTCCTGCACAAACACCGCTGGCAGTACTGCTTCAACCGGGTGAACGCCCGCCACTGGTGGGGGATCGACGAAGAGACGGATCTCGACGACGAACTCCTGTGGGCGACGACGGGCACCGGCTGGGCGAAGTGGTTCTGGAGCCCGGTCGGCGTCGGCCCCACGACCGGCGCGTCGCAGTTCATCTACGACGGCGACTTCGAACCCGAGCGCTTCCTCGAGGTGCTCGAAGCCGAGGGTGTCACCAAACTCTGTGCAGTGCCGACCCAGTACCGGATGTTCGCTAGCGCCGACCTCGCGGCCTACGACGTCCAGTTGACCGACGCACTCTCGGCCGGCGAGCCGCTCAACCGCGAACCGATCGAACAGATCGAACAGATCGAAGCCGCCTGGGGCGTGACGCCGCGAGACGGCTACGGCCAGACCGAGACCGTCGCGCTGGTGCTGAACACGCCCGAGATGGCGGTCAAACCCGGTAGCATGGGAAAACCGTCGCCGGGCATCGAGACCACCATCCTCGACGTGGACGACGAGGTACCCGTCGAGCCGGGCGAGATCGGCGAGATCGCGGTCCCGATCGACTCGCCCGCCATCTTCGACGGCTACTACGAGAAGCCCCACCTCGACGATCGGACGTTCTCGGGCGAGTACTACCGGACCGGCGACCTCGCGTCGATGGACGAGGACGGCTCCTTCTTCTTCTTCGAGGGTCGGGCCGACGACATCATCATCTCGGCGGGCTACCGCATCGGCCCCTTCGAGGTCGAAGACGCACTCGTCAGTCACGACGCCGTCGCCGAGGCCGCCGCGGTCGACAGCCCGCACGATGAACGGGGCAGCGTCGTCAAAGCCTACATCGTCCTGGCGGCGGGAGCCACGGCGAGTGAGGAGCTAAAAACGGAGCTACAGGAGTTCATGGAAGCGGAGACGGCACCGTACAAGTATCCGCGTCGGATCGAGTTCGTCGACGAACTCCCCAAGACCTCTAGTGGGAAGATCCGACGGATCGAACTGCGAGAACAGGAGCGAGCGCGGTTCGGGTGA
- a CDS encoding amphi-Trp domain-containing protein produces the protein MAADETENESDETEHEGERVMDRADGAAILREVADGVEDGRIEIEGENGFTAEIPEQFELEVEYEVAADEAELEVELAWPMEDGDAVSAEE, from the coding sequence ATGGCAGCCGATGAAACTGAAAACGAGTCCGACGAGACCGAACACGAAGGCGAGCGCGTCATGGACCGGGCTGACGGTGCGGCGATCCTTCGCGAGGTCGCCGACGGGGTCGAGGACGGGCGAATCGAGATCGAGGGTGAGAACGGGTTCACGGCGGAAATTCCGGAACAGTTCGAACTCGAGGTGGAGTACGAGGTAGCGGCCGACGAAGCGGAACTCGAGGTCGAACTGGCGTGGCCCATGGAGGACGGCGACGCCGTCTCCGCCGAAGAGTAA
- a CDS encoding TIGR00341 family protein — MRYVEIAIPEGRRGAVLGVLDDAGINYVMSDETSGARYSSVVRFPVPTNAVEPVLDDLARVDLEDAHVVVVNAETVVSEAFDEVRDQYSASGAGGARTSRQVLRTKADEFTPALSIYLVMLLISAVVATAGLLADSPAVVVGSMVIAPLLGPALAASVGIVTGDDALRRGGFRYQVLGVSVVVLASIGLATLARLAGLEPAGVDIVLVAELEERVSPNLFSVLVALGAGVAGILSLTRGFSEAIVGVMIAAALIPPAAAVGITTAWGMNGAALGALILVTVNLLSINLAALVTLWIAGYRPQGLFEVSPTRRATMRYIAVFGVGLLVLAVPLAGLTLNDFQTTELEATAQDEVERILDDPQYNEVTNDDVTVVLDDDYPARSVERVIVVVKGFDPGPDPELSDRIYQAISEETDASFLVEVQYVVAEERGETGEERIVRTAGADG, encoded by the coding sequence ATGCGATACGTCGAAATCGCGATCCCCGAGGGGCGGCGCGGGGCCGTCCTCGGCGTCCTCGACGACGCGGGAATCAACTACGTCATGAGCGACGAGACCAGCGGGGCCCGGTACAGTTCCGTCGTCCGGTTCCCGGTCCCGACGAACGCGGTCGAACCGGTGCTGGACGACCTGGCGCGGGTGGACCTCGAAGACGCCCACGTCGTCGTGGTCAACGCCGAGACGGTCGTCTCCGAGGCGTTCGACGAGGTCCGCGACCAGTACAGCGCGAGCGGTGCGGGCGGGGCCCGCACGTCCCGCCAGGTGCTGCGGACGAAGGCCGACGAGTTCACGCCCGCGCTGTCGATCTACCTCGTCATGCTGTTGATCAGCGCCGTGGTCGCGACGGCTGGCCTCCTCGCGGACTCCCCGGCGGTCGTCGTCGGCTCGATGGTCATCGCGCCCCTACTCGGTCCGGCGCTCGCGGCCAGCGTCGGTATCGTCACGGGCGACGACGCCCTCCGGCGCGGGGGCTTTCGGTACCAGGTCCTCGGCGTGAGCGTCGTCGTCCTCGCCTCGATCGGCCTCGCGACGCTCGCTCGCCTGGCCGGCCTCGAACCCGCCGGTGTGGACATCGTACTCGTCGCAGAGTTGGAAGAGCGCGTCTCGCCGAACCTGTTCTCGGTGCTGGTCGCCCTGGGAGCCGGCGTCGCCGGCATCCTGAGTCTCACCCGCGGGTTCTCCGAGGCCATCGTCGGCGTGATGATCGCCGCCGCGCTCATCCCACCCGCAGCGGCCGTCGGTATCACGACCGCCTGGGGGATGAACGGCGCCGCGCTCGGCGCCCTGATCCTCGTCACGGTGAACCTGCTCTCGATCAACCTGGCGGCGCTGGTGACCCTCTGGATTGCCGGCTACCGGCCCCAGGGTCTCTTCGAGGTGTCGCCGACCCGACGGGCGACGATGCGGTACATCGCCGTCTTCGGAGTCGGTCTGCTGGTGCTGGCGGTGCCCCTCGCCGGATTGACGCTGAACGACTTCCAGACGACGGAACTCGAGGCGACCGCCCAGGACGAAGTCGAGCGAATCCTCGACGATCCGCAGTACAACGAGGTGACAAACGACGACGTCACGGTCGTGCTCGACGACGACTACCCGGCACGGTCGGTCGAGCGCGTGATCGTCGTCGTCAAGGGGTTCGATCCAGGGCCGGACCCGGAACTCAGTGACCGGATCTACCAGGCCATCAGCGAGGAGACGGACGCGTCGTTCCTCGTGGAAGTGCAGTACGTCGTCGCCGAGGAACGCGGTGAGACGGGTGAAGAGCGAATCGTTCGGACAGCGGGAGCCGACGGGTGA
- a CDS encoding PQQ-dependent sugar dehydrogenase, translating to MTHSPPGRDGQQRRRNSSRRRFLQVTAATGAVASISGVSVAQDDEDNETDDSDASDSQADEVVTDGPTIGLELVGEGFTSPVGFEVAPDDEDRYFVVDQLGQIHVLEGASNGDGGPLQLRDEPFLDVSDRMVEVSGGTGEFDERGLLGLAFHPDFQENGRFFVRYSAPPSEDTPDDYDHTAVLSEFTTADDEHSTADPESEEILLEVPEPQFNHNAGAVVFGPDGYLYVPLGDGGDADDTGLGHVEDWYDENEGGNGQNTTDTLLGGIHRIDVDADGDGDRPYGIPDDNPFVDSDEGFDEYYAWGLRNPWRVSFDSEGNFYVADVGQNLFEEVNIVENGGNYGWNVKEGIECFSTEDPGEPGDECPSSTPEDVRGGEDLLDPVIQYPHIVDGETLGISITGGYVYEGEAASELQDMYVYGDWSRGFGSPDGSLFASPVQDYEPSADRSEDDLWDIQELSVSDAPNDRINRFVLAFGRDHDDELYVLTTARYTDGETGEVWRIVPEGEGETIEPHENAVGSEEEDEEEADTEDGEDDEIDDDAAGDDGMDNETDNESVDGAGNESGDVGNESVDDGADNESIDDGNASVGNESDE from the coding sequence ATGACCCACTCACCACCCGGGCGAGACGGACAGCAAAGGCGCAGGAATTCGTCGCGACGGCGCTTCCTGCAAGTGACTGCCGCAACCGGTGCGGTCGCGAGTATCTCAGGCGTCAGCGTCGCGCAAGACGACGAGGACAACGAGACGGACGACAGCGACGCGAGCGATTCGCAGGCCGACGAGGTCGTGACCGACGGACCGACGATCGGCCTCGAACTCGTCGGCGAGGGCTTCACCTCGCCGGTCGGATTCGAGGTCGCACCGGACGACGAGGACCGATACTTCGTCGTCGATCAACTCGGCCAGATCCACGTACTGGAAGGGGCCTCGAACGGCGATGGCGGTCCGCTCCAGCTTCGGGACGAACCGTTCCTCGACGTGAGCGATCGGATGGTGGAGGTGAGCGGCGGGACGGGCGAGTTCGACGAGCGGGGGTTGCTCGGACTCGCGTTCCACCCGGACTTCCAGGAGAACGGGCGATTCTTCGTCCGCTACAGCGCACCACCGAGTGAGGACACGCCGGACGACTACGACCACACGGCCGTCCTCTCGGAGTTCACCACCGCTGACGACGAACACTCGACCGCTGACCCCGAGTCCGAAGAGATACTGCTCGAAGTGCCGGAACCGCAGTTCAACCACAACGCCGGCGCCGTGGTCTTCGGGCCGGACGGATACCTCTACGTCCCCCTCGGAGACGGTGGAGACGCCGACGACACCGGTCTCGGCCACGTTGAGGACTGGTACGACGAGAACGAAGGCGGCAACGGCCAGAACACGACGGACACCCTCCTCGGCGGGATCCACCGGATCGACGTCGACGCCGATGGCGACGGTGACCGGCCCTACGGCATCCCCGACGACAACCCGTTCGTCGATAGCGACGAGGGGTTCGACGAGTACTACGCGTGGGGGCTGCGCAACCCATGGCGCGTCTCCTTCGACAGCGAGGGGAACTTCTACGTCGCCGACGTGGGGCAGAATCTCTTCGAGGAAGTCAACATCGTCGAGAACGGCGGCAACTACGGGTGGAACGTCAAGGAGGGGATCGAGTGCTTCAGCACCGAGGACCCGGGCGAACCCGGCGACGAGTGTCCGAGTTCGACCCCCGAAGACGTTCGCGGCGGCGAGGACCTGCTCGACCCGGTGATCCAGTACCCACACATCGTCGACGGCGAGACGCTCGGGATCTCGATCACCGGCGGCTACGTCTACGAGGGCGAGGCCGCCTCGGAATTGCAGGACATGTACGTCTACGGTGACTGGAGCCGTGGGTTCGGGTCGCCCGACGGGTCGCTGTTCGCCTCGCCCGTACAGGACTACGAACCGTCCGCCGACCGCTCCGAGGACGATCTCTGGGACATTCAAGAGCTCTCGGTCTCTGACGCGCCGAACGATCGGATCAATCGCTTCGTCCTCGCGTTCGGTCGCGACCACGACGACGAACTCTACGTCCTGACCACCGCGCGCTACACCGACGGCGAAACCGGCGAAGTCTGGCGCATCGTCCCCGAGGGCGAAGGTGAGACCATCGAACCGCACGAGAACGCCGTCGGCAGTGAGGAGGAAGACGAAGAGGAAGCAGACACCGAAGACGGGGAAGACGACGAGATAGACGACGACGCAGCCGGCGACGATGGAATGGACAACGAAACCGATAACGAATCCGTCGACGGTGCCGGAAACGAGAGTGGAGACGTCGGGAACGAATCCGTGGACGACGGTGCGGACAACGAATCGATCGACGATGGCAACGCGTCAGTGGGGAACGAATCCGACGAGTAA